In Amaranthus tricolor cultivar Red isolate AtriRed21 chromosome 3, ASM2621246v1, whole genome shotgun sequence, a single window of DNA contains:
- the LOC130808728 gene encoding phosphatidylinositol/phosphatidylcholine transfer protein SFH12-like, whose translation MADTPVNYRAVDMDNLDDEKKNAAAGSFKKKAMSASNKFKSSFSRRRRSSKVMSVDFIDVHDAEEAQSVDSLRQTLVSEDMLPPMFDDYHMMLRFLKARKFDIEKTKQMWSDMLQWRKEFGADTIMEDFEFNEVNEVLEHYPQGHHGVDKDGQPVYIELLGKVDATKLMQATTIDRYVKYHVREFERTFAVKFTSCSIAAKKHIDQSTTILDVSGVGLKQFNKAARDLIGRLQKIDGDNYPETLNRMFIINAGSGFRLLWNTVKSFLDPKTTAKITVLGNKYQSKLLEIIEPSELPDFLGGTCTCTDKGGCMRSDKGPWKDPEILQKVQNGRATCKQVGSYHQCEEKTIAEVVLNNEAAPKLIVEHQLPPISEDDFSKAVSPNSLVAVAAAKPAIDNAWHKMGNNERYALVKAADCYSMNNGFKPPEGISNQIVAGLMAFIMGIVTMVRLTRNMPKKMTDANLYSDMYCYDSIAKSPGHELAVPSISNDAFMTVMKRMAAMEEKLLAMAVKPDAITEKEEMLQVASNRVDALEHELAATKKALEDALSKQEELLAFMEKKKKKKKLFAW comes from the exons ATGGCTGATACTCCGGTAAACTACCGAG CTGTAGACATGGATAACTTAGATGATGAGAAAAAGAATGCTGCTGCGGGTTCTTTTAAAAAGAAGGCAATGAGTGCTTCTAACAAGTTTAAGAGCTCATTTTCAAGGAGAAGGAGGAGCAGCAAGGTCATGTCTGTCGATTTTATAGATGTTCACGATGCTGAGGAAGCACAATCTGTTGATTCTCTCCGCCAAACTCTTGTATCGGAAGATATGTTGCCTCCAATGTTTGATGATTATCATATGATGCTCAg ATTTCTGAAGGCAAGGAAATTTGATATTGAGAAGACAAAACAAATGTGGAGTGACATGCTTCAGTGGAGGAAGGAATTTGGTGCTGACACTATCATGGAG GATTTCGAGTTCAATGAAGTCAATGAAGTCCTGGAGCATTATCCTCAAGGACATCATGGAGTCGATAAGGATGGCCAACCTGTGTACATCGAGCTTCTCGGCAAAGTAGATGCTACCAAGCTGATGCAAGCCACAACCATTGACAGATATGTCAAGTATCATGTCAGGGAATTTGAAAGGACCTTTGCAGTAAAGTTTACGTCTTGCTCAATCGCTGCCAAGAAGCACATAGATCAAAGTACTACCATATTGGATGTGTCTGGAGTG GGGCTGAAACAATTCAACAAAGCTGCCAGAGACCTGATTGGTCGTCTTCAGAAAATCGATGGCGACAATTATCCAGAG ACTCTAAATCGCATGTTCATCATAAATGCTGGTTCTGGATTTAGACTTCTGTGGAATACTGTAAAGAGTTTTCTTGACCCAAAGACTACGGCAAAGATAACAGTTCTTGGCAATAAATACCAAAGCAAATTACTTGAAATAATAGAACCAAG TGAGCTACCTGATTTTTTAGGAGGCACCTGCACTTGCACTGATAAAGGAGGTTGTATGCGTTCTGACAAGGGGCCGTGGAAAGACCCAGAAATACTGCAG AAGGTGCAAAATGGCAGAGCAACATGTAAACAAGTTGGAAGCTACCACCAGTGTGAAGAGAAGACAATAGCAGAGGTAGTGCTGAATAATGAGGCAGCCCCAAAATTGATTGTTGAACATCAGCTCCCTCCCATTAGTGAAGAT GATTTTAGTAAGGCAGTAAGCCCTAATAGTTTAGTGGCTGTGGCGGCTGCTAAACCTGCAATAGATAATGCTTGGCATAAGATGGGTAATAATGAAAGATATGCTCTTGTTAAAG CAGCTGATTGCTACAGCATGAACAACGGTTTTAAGCCACCAGAAGGAATCAGCAATCAGATAGTGGCTGGTTTGATGGCTTTTATTATGGGCATAGTCACTATGGTGAGATTGACTCGCAACATGCCCAAGAAGATGACAGACGCTAATCTCTATTCCGACATGTACTGCTACGATTCAATTGCTAAAAGTCCTGGCCATGAGTTGGCTGTCCCAAGTATCTCCAACGATGCATTCATGACAGTTATGAAACGAATGGCAGCCATGGAAGAAAAACTCCTCGCAATGGCTGTGAAACCCGATGCTATCACTGAGAAAGAGGAGATGCTCCAGGTTGCTTCCAATCGTGTTGATGCCCTCGAGCACGAGCTTGCAGCGACTAAGAag GCGTTGGAAGATGCCCTGTCAAAGCAAGAGGAGCTCTTAGCTTTCatggagaagaaaaagaagaagaagaagctcTTTGCGTGGTGA